TCCCCGATGTCTCAGCGACGCAGATCGTCGTCGCGGACACGCGCCACGCTCTGGCCGTGCTCGCCGCGGCGTTCTACGGTGATCCGTCCCGCCACCTCTGGCTCTGCGGGGTGACGGGGACCAATGGAAAGACCACCACGACATATCTGATCGATGCCGTGTTGCGGGCCGCAGGGCACCGCCCCGCGGTGGTTGGCACGATCGGCGTCCTGGCCCAAGGGGTCTCGGTGGACTTCCCCATGACGACCTCCACCACTCCCGAGGCCCCCGACCTGCAGCGCCTGTTGTGCGGCCTCAGGGCGGATGGGATCGATCACGTCGTCATGGAGGTCACCTCGCATGCGCTTGAGCTCTCGCGGGTCGCGGCATGCCACTTCCGGGCCGCCGTGTTTACCAACTTGACGCAGGATCACCTCGATTTTCACGGGGATCTCACACGATACCGCGGCACCAAGGCGAAGCTGTTCGCGATGGTCGCGCCGGAGGGAGTCAGCATCGTCAACGCCGACGACCCGAGCGGCGCGGCGATGGCAGAGCGGAGCCGCGGGCGGGTGATCACCTACGGGATCGATGCACCGGCGGAGGTGCAGGCGTCCGATCTCGCGCTGGCGCCGAACGGCACCCAATTCACCGTGAGGTGGTCCGAGGGGACGCAACGGTTGTCGCTGCGCCTCCCCGGCCGGTTCAACGTGTCCAACGCGCTCGCCGCGTTTGCGGTCGGCCTCGCGCACGGCATTGATCCCGCGGTGCTCGGAGCGGCGCTCGAGTCGGTGGCCGGCGTGCCCGGCCGGTGCGAGCTGGTCGACGAAGGGCAGTCGTTCACCGTCCTCGTCGATTATGCTCACTCGCCGGACAGCCTCGAGAAGATCCTCCGGCTGGCCGCACAGATCTCCTCGGGCCGCCGCATCGTCGCCTTTGGGTGCGGGGGCGAGCGGGATCGCACGAAGCGGCCGATCATGGGACGGATCGGCACACACCTCGCGGATTACGCGATCTTCACCTCCGACAACCCGCGCGGTGAAGATCCGGAGTCGATCATCCGGGAGATCGAAACCGGCGTCCAGGGGGACACAAACTTCGAGAGCATCCCAGACCGTCGGGCCGCGATCGAACGCGCTATTGCCCTGGCCCGCTCCGGCGATATCGTCGTGATCGCAGGCAAGGGGCACGAAACCTATCAGATCTTGGG
This window of the bacterium genome carries:
- a CDS encoding UDP-N-acetylmuramoyl-L-alanyl-D-glutamate--2,6-diaminopimelate ligase; the encoded protein is MRLTDLLAGSLPACALIGSPDVEISGIAYHSGTVKPGDLFGAIRGFVHDGHQYAADAVRRGAAAVVVDHPLPDVSATQIVVADTRHALAVLAAAFYGDPSRHLWLCGVTGTNGKTTTTYLIDAVLRAAGHRPAVVGTIGVLAQGVSVDFPMTTSTTPEAPDLQRLLCGLRADGIDHVVMEVTSHALELSRVAACHFRAAVFTNLTQDHLDFHGDLTRYRGTKAKLFAMVAPEGVSIVNADDPSGAAMAERSRGRVITYGIDAPAEVQASDLALAPNGTQFTVRWSEGTQRLSLRLPGRFNVSNALAAFAVGLAHGIDPAVLGAALESVAGVPGRCELVDEGQSFTVLVDYAHSPDSLEKILRLAAQISSGRRIVAFGCGGERDRTKRPIMGRIGTHLADYAIFTSDNPRGEDPESIIREIETGVQGDTNFESIPDRRAAIERAIALARSGDIVVIAGKGHETYQILGGRVEAFDDREVAREVLRAQRGGVEARR